A portion of the Leptospira kanakyensis genome contains these proteins:
- a CDS encoding transglutaminase family protein — translation MADFKVIHKTKYSYDDTVAYCHNMAHMYPLTSPHQDCFRTHVTVNPKPVVSSFRRDYFGNQVFLFSVEDPHRFLEVVVESTVRTHQSLGIDLYKSTPWESIHSLIHESTLDADILSIEYIQPSSFIAAKDSYSEFARMFFTDGKPVFAAALEMTTYIYQTFQYDPKATSINTPIDQVLNEKKGVCQDFSHLMIAALRSLKIPTRYVSGYLETLPPPGTEKLQGSDATHAWVSVYCPTFGWMDFDPTNGKIITEEYIITAIGRDYADVSPLKGILFGGGKHKLKVEVDVIRELI, via the coding sequence ATGGCTGATTTTAAAGTAATTCATAAAACTAAATATAGTTATGATGATACAGTTGCTTATTGTCATAATATGGCGCACATGTATCCTTTGACGTCACCACACCAAGATTGTTTTAGAACTCATGTGACTGTGAATCCTAAACCAGTTGTTTCTTCATTTCGTAGGGATTATTTTGGAAACCAGGTATTTCTTTTTTCGGTAGAAGATCCCCACCGTTTTTTAGAAGTAGTTGTTGAGTCAACCGTAAGAACTCACCAATCACTTGGCATTGATTTATATAAATCAACTCCTTGGGAAAGTATACATTCACTCATTCATGAATCAACATTAGATGCGGATATTTTATCGATTGAATATATCCAACCATCATCGTTTATAGCAGCAAAAGATAGTTATTCAGAATTTGCACGAATGTTTTTTACAGATGGAAAACCTGTTTTTGCTGCGGCTTTGGAGATGACCACCTATATCTATCAAACTTTCCAATACGATCCAAAGGCAACAAGTATCAATACGCCGATTGATCAAGTTCTAAACGAAAAAAAAGGTGTGTGCCAAGATTTTTCGCATTTGATGATTGCCGCCTTACGTTCATTAAAGATTCCCACTCGTTATGTAAGTGGATATTTAGAAACATTACCTCCTCCCGGTACAGAAAAATTACAAGGAAGTGACGCTACACATGCTTGGGTTTCTGTCTATTGCCCTACGTTTGGATGGATGGATTTTGATCCTACCAATGGAAAAATCATTACCGAAGAATACATCATCACGGCAATTGGAAGAGACTATGCGGATGTTTCCCCATTAAAAGGGATTTTGTTTGGTGGTGGAAAACATAAATTAAAAGTCGAAGTTGATGTGATTCGTGAATTAATATGA
- a CDS encoding arsenate reductase family protein: MSRSNPKVYEYSGCSTCRNALKFLKSKKVEFQQIPIRETAPSVAELKKAKQYLGDIKKLFNTSGKDYREGNWKEKLGTLSEEQIYKELAANGNLVKRPFVVGDGWFLVGFKEEEWKGKLG, from the coding sequence ATGAGTCGTTCCAATCCCAAAGTTTACGAATATTCAGGTTGTAGTACCTGCCGCAATGCTCTGAAATTTCTAAAATCAAAAAAAGTTGAATTCCAACAAATTCCCATCCGCGAAACTGCTCCCTCTGTTGCCGAATTAAAAAAAGCAAAACAATACTTAGGTGATATAAAAAAACTGTTTAATACATCAGGAAAAGATTACCGCGAAGGCAATTGGAAGGAAAAATTAGGAACTCTTTCGGAAGAACAAATTTATAAAGAACTAGCTGCCAATGGAAACTTGGTTAAGAGACCCTTTGTTGTGGGGGATGGTTGGTTTTTGGTAGGGTTTAAGGAAGAGGAGTGGAAGGGGAAGTTGGGGTAA
- a CDS encoding UDP-N-acetylmuramate dehydrogenase, with product MLVQNDFPLAPLTTFQLGGEAKYLIVIKTTEDLSRALDFCKKENQPFFILGGGSNTVFRDSGFPGVVLQMLIPGIRCMDTNDDHTIFQVGAGVPWDQFVEYTVKQGLAGIECLSGIPGSVGASPIQNIGAYGQEVKDSILKVECMNPAGEIINLSNENCKFKYRNSEFKSGIYKDWIVVSVTFQLSKVNPLCLRYPEVKKVWENYHTNESIISKQETTNFDSRVKEMETLRNLVIQLRKKKSMVLDLADPNTRSAGSFFTNPILSDQETERFIETAKKHGFQNPPVYPESQGFKKISAAWLIENSGIQKGTKYPGGVGISENHCLGLINIAGTTTALLEMAESVRQTVFDKFFVRLEMEPVVRP from the coding sequence ATGTTGGTTCAAAACGATTTCCCCTTGGCCCCACTCACAACATTCCAGTTGGGAGGTGAGGCAAAATATCTCATCGTTATCAAAACAACGGAAGACTTAAGCCGGGCTCTCGATTTTTGTAAAAAAGAAAACCAACCTTTTTTCATTTTAGGCGGTGGATCCAATACTGTGTTCCGAGATTCTGGTTTTCCTGGTGTTGTCCTCCAGATGTTAATCCCTGGAATTCGTTGTATGGATACAAATGACGACCATACCATTTTTCAAGTAGGTGCCGGTGTTCCTTGGGATCAATTTGTTGAATACACAGTAAAACAAGGATTAGCTGGTATTGAGTGCCTTTCAGGAATTCCAGGTTCTGTGGGTGCATCCCCCATCCAAAATATTGGAGCTTATGGCCAGGAAGTAAAAGATTCTATTTTAAAAGTAGAATGTATGAATCCAGCGGGAGAGATAATCAATCTTTCTAACGAAAATTGTAAGTTTAAATATCGTAATAGTGAATTCAAATCGGGTATCTATAAAGATTGGATTGTTGTTTCAGTCACTTTCCAATTGTCCAAAGTAAATCCCCTTTGTTTACGTTATCCAGAAGTAAAAAAAGTTTGGGAAAACTATCATACCAACGAAAGTATCATTTCGAAACAAGAGACAACTAACTTTGATTCGAGAGTAAAAGAAATGGAGACACTCAGAAATTTGGTGATCCAACTACGGAAGAAAAAATCCATGGTTTTAGATCTAGCGGATCCCAATACCCGATCGGCAGGTTCTTTTTTTACAAACCCCATCCTATCGGATCAGGAAACGGAAAGGTTTATAGAAACTGCAAAAAAACATGGATTCCAAAATCCACCCGTTTATCCCGAGTCGCAAGGATTCAAAAAAATTTCCGCAGCCTGGCTCATTGAAAACTCAGGAATCCAAAAAGGAACCAAATATCCTGGGGGAGTTGGGATCTCAGAGAACCATTGTTTGGGTCTAATTAATATAGCGGGAACTACAACCGCGCTTTTGGAAATGGCGGAATCAGTCAGACAAACCGTATTTGATAAATTTTTTGTTCGATTGGAAATGGAACCGGTTGTTCGGCCATAA
- the mltG gene encoding endolytic transglycosylase MltG: MNSKLKKYLILSGLGVSLLLVLALIGFFVIDEIKGGAVGDGQNKYELIIDSGEPSSSVVRELAAAGMIKSSVYFNYLMKFTRAGNKIKQGVYDINDGMSSRKILDVIISGKVKLVNFTVPEGYNNRQIGDLLVSKKLAISREEFLKVTQSPALLTKYNIPAKTLEGYLFPETYSVPLNYPLERITEMMIKRFYKKLESIPEAKDIKPADLHFRVVLASIVEREAVRKEERPMMAGVFLTRIEKNINLESCATIQYLFDKPKKRLFESDLKIVSPYNTYINGGWPPGPISNPGLPALEASFKPMKSDKLFFLLKPDGSHYFSATFKEHLEAKKKFIDVLYQ, encoded by the coding sequence ATGAACTCGAAACTTAAAAAATACCTGATTCTTTCAGGACTTGGTGTTTCCTTATTATTGGTTTTAGCTCTGATTGGTTTTTTCGTTATTGATGAAATCAAAGGTGGAGCTGTTGGTGATGGTCAAAATAAATATGAACTCATCATTGATTCAGGAGAACCATCATCAAGTGTAGTGCGAGAGTTAGCTGCTGCAGGAATGATCAAATCTTCCGTATACTTTAACTATTTGATGAAGTTTACAAGGGCAGGAAACAAAATTAAACAAGGTGTATACGACATCAACGACGGTATGAGTTCTCGTAAAATTCTGGATGTAATCATTTCAGGAAAAGTAAAATTAGTCAATTTTACGGTTCCAGAAGGATATAACAATCGCCAGATCGGAGATTTGTTAGTTTCTAAAAAACTTGCCATCTCACGCGAAGAGTTTTTAAAAGTAACCCAAAGTCCCGCACTTCTTACCAAATACAATATCCCCGCAAAAACTTTAGAAGGTTATTTATTTCCAGAAACATATTCTGTTCCGCTAAACTATCCTTTAGAAAGAATTACGGAAATGATGATCAAAAGATTCTATAAAAAATTAGAATCGATACCAGAAGCAAAAGATATCAAACCTGCTGACCTTCATTTTCGTGTGGTTTTGGCTTCGATTGTCGAAAGAGAAGCTGTTAGAAAAGAAGAAAGGCCGATGATGGCAGGTGTATTTTTAACTAGGATTGAAAAAAATATCAATTTGGAATCCTGTGCCACCATCCAATACTTATTTGATAAACCCAAAAAAAGACTATTTGAATCAGATCTTAAAATAGTTTCACCTTACAATACTTATATTAACGGTGGATGGCCTCCTGGACCAATTTCTAATCCCGGTTTACCTGCGTTAGAAGCTTCCTTTAAACCAATGAAATCTGATAAATTATTCTTTTTGTTAAAACCAGATGGCTCCCATTATTTTTCCGCGACATTCAAAGAACATTTGGAAGCAAAAAAGAAGTTCATAGATGTTTTGTATCAATAA
- a CDS encoding TonB-dependent receptor, which produces MNRFKTIFFLILFVGIPSVAYAQQGSIRGEVLDASTAEPMFGVTVLIRNPQKFAKTDLDGKYELVGVPEGTHTLEFVMIGMETVKKSVSVQAGKTEKVNLVMGAKKLDEVLVQDRAMNDTEASLLKYQKKAAAVSDGISAEAIAKTPDSSAGDVMRRVTGITLVGGKYVFVRGLGERYSNTMFNGVPLPSPEPDKRVVPLDLFPAAMIKNIVVSKTFIPEDSAEFSGGTVKIETKEYPDKYFFKFGLKLGYNANTTNQNWKTYSGGGQDWLGIDEGNRKKPSIVDTLPNAQFVEGGRLTGGYPREIITAGSLSFNNQWSPKQTDAPWNKGLDISTGNVFKFSESVKWGTLFAVTYNRDNQFKQEIDRFNLVGSVSPDLPRDGKNRVLLPVLNYRSRIYEETVSWGTMFNNTLDFGKGQRVYWKNFFSVNNDKQVREYEGINNNIPFELQSTKLNYVMRNIFNSSIGGDHRLPIGETVTKFDWVASYSEANRNQPDMRDTTYATTPGTAGTNGAPLLSSPNIGYSSRFFSESKDISRYVGVNYEIPFKQWSGFESKFKTGYSAVDRERNFEAEFFSFVNQNGDAGRGLANQSLGSRFYPLPPEAILNPFNRGANGYQIREFTRPTDKYMAQQKIHSYYGQFDLPIIKDLRFIGGARYEDNYQAVRTFNPFSPRDDFFARFDYRSELDPFLRNLVDPNYRQTNAKLANRNVLPSANFVYSLNDITNIRFAYTQTLTRPDFRELSPFEFTDILGGPPVKGNPDLKQTYIHNYDLRYETFPGGEDFFAVGVFRKNMIDPIERVVQVDNQFRYSFVNAKQAYIQGAEIEARKGLGFISEYLERWSLGINTFFIKSEVQLNDWAYYQLAQMGVINDVNRPTSLSRPLQGQSPYVYNFNLRYRFDKQANHTITFLFNEFGRRINSVGGLGIPDTYESPVGVFDAVYSLKYDEKLIFKVAARNLNDARVKIVQENPVLGREETVYSYRTGPTITMSATYNFD; this is translated from the coding sequence ATGAATAGATTCAAAACAATATTTTTTCTCATTCTCTTTGTTGGGATACCTTCCGTTGCTTATGCACAGCAAGGATCCATTAGAGGTGAGGTTCTAGATGCATCTACCGCAGAGCCGATGTTTGGTGTAACTGTACTAATTAGAAATCCACAGAAGTTTGCAAAAACAGATTTAGATGGAAAGTATGAATTAGTCGGAGTTCCCGAAGGAACACATACACTCGAATTTGTAATGATTGGGATGGAGACAGTGAAGAAGTCCGTTTCCGTACAAGCAGGTAAGACTGAAAAAGTTAACTTGGTAATGGGTGCCAAAAAATTAGATGAAGTTCTTGTCCAAGATCGCGCGATGAACGATACGGAAGCTTCTCTATTAAAATATCAGAAAAAAGCAGCAGCAGTTTCTGATGGTATATCTGCCGAGGCAATTGCGAAAACACCCGATTCGAGTGCTGGTGACGTTATGCGACGTGTCACTGGTATAACGTTGGTTGGCGGAAAGTATGTGTTTGTACGCGGGTTAGGTGAACGATATTCGAATACAATGTTTAATGGGGTTCCACTCCCTTCACCAGAACCAGACAAAAGGGTTGTTCCTCTAGACTTATTTCCTGCGGCGATGATTAAAAACATTGTTGTTTCCAAAACATTCATTCCAGAAGACAGCGCTGAATTTTCAGGTGGAACTGTTAAAATTGAAACCAAGGAATATCCGGATAAATATTTCTTCAAGTTTGGTTTAAAACTCGGTTATAATGCAAATACTACCAATCAAAACTGGAAAACCTATTCTGGTGGTGGCCAAGACTGGTTAGGTATCGATGAAGGAAATCGAAAGAAACCTTCCATTGTTGATACTCTCCCTAATGCACAATTTGTGGAAGGTGGAAGATTAACAGGTGGATATCCTAGGGAGATTATTACTGCAGGGTCTTTGTCATTCAATAACCAATGGTCACCAAAACAAACAGACGCTCCTTGGAACAAAGGATTGGATATATCAACTGGTAATGTTTTTAAGTTTAGTGAATCAGTAAAATGGGGAACTCTATTTGCTGTCACTTATAACCGTGACAATCAATTCAAACAAGAAATCGACAGATTTAATTTGGTAGGTTCAGTTTCTCCCGATTTACCAAGAGATGGAAAAAACAGAGTTTTACTACCGGTTCTAAATTATCGATCACGCATTTATGAAGAAACTGTTTCTTGGGGAACAATGTTTAACAACACTCTTGATTTTGGTAAAGGCCAACGAGTGTATTGGAAGAATTTTTTCTCAGTGAATAACGATAAACAAGTCCGTGAATATGAAGGTATCAATAACAATATCCCTTTTGAACTCCAATCAACGAAACTCAACTATGTGATGAGAAACATATTCAACTCATCTATTGGTGGAGATCATAGACTTCCAATAGGTGAAACTGTGACAAAATTTGATTGGGTTGCTTCCTATTCTGAGGCAAACAGAAATCAACCCGATATGCGTGATACAACTTATGCAACCACGCCGGGAACAGCAGGAACAAATGGTGCTCCTCTTTTAAGTTCACCTAATATTGGATACTCGAGTCGATTTTTTTCAGAATCAAAAGATATCAGTCGATATGTCGGTGTAAATTATGAGATACCATTCAAACAATGGTCAGGATTTGAAAGTAAATTTAAAACTGGGTATTCTGCTGTTGATAGAGAGAGAAATTTTGAAGCTGAATTTTTCTCATTCGTAAATCAAAACGGAGACGCAGGTCGTGGTTTAGCGAATCAATCACTAGGATCTCGTTTTTATCCATTACCACCCGAAGCAATTTTGAATCCATTTAACCGTGGTGCGAATGGTTACCAAATTCGTGAGTTCACAAGACCAACGGATAAGTATATGGCTCAACAAAAAATCCATTCTTATTATGGACAATTTGATTTACCAATAATCAAAGACCTTCGTTTTATTGGTGGGGCAAGATATGAAGATAACTACCAAGCAGTTAGAACGTTTAACCCTTTTAGCCCTCGTGATGATTTTTTTGCAAGATTTGATTATCGTAGCGAACTTGATCCTTTCCTAAGAAACTTAGTGGATCCGAACTATCGCCAAACTAATGCAAAATTAGCTAATAGAAATGTTTTACCTTCTGCCAACTTTGTATATTCCTTAAATGATATTACGAATATTAGGTTTGCATACACACAAACTCTAACTCGACCAGACTTCAGAGAATTGTCACCTTTTGAGTTTACTGACATCCTCGGAGGACCACCGGTTAAAGGTAATCCAGACTTAAAACAAACTTACATCCACAACTATGATTTGCGTTATGAAACCTTCCCTGGTGGTGAAGACTTTTTTGCAGTTGGTGTCTTTCGAAAGAACATGATCGATCCAATCGAAAGAGTGGTTCAGGTTGATAACCAATTCAGATATTCTTTTGTGAATGCGAAACAAGCTTATATTCAAGGTGCTGAAATTGAAGCTCGTAAAGGATTGGGTTTTATTTCAGAATATCTTGAAAGATGGTCACTTGGGATAAACACCTTCTTTATCAAATCGGAAGTTCAGTTAAACGATTGGGCATATTACCAACTAGCACAAATGGGCGTGATTAACGATGTAAACAGGCCTACTAGTTTGTCTAGACCGTTACAAGGACAATCTCCGTATGTTTATAACTTTAACCTACGTTATCGTTTTGATAAACAAGCGAACCACACTATTACATTTCTATTTAACGAATTTGGAAGAAGGATCAACTCCGTTGGTGGTTTAGGTATTCCTGATACTTATGAATCTCCTGTTGGTGTTTTCGATGCAGTTTATAGTCTGAAATATGATGAAAAACTAATATTTAAAGTTGCAGCTAGAAATTTAAACGATGCAAGGGTTAAGATCGTACAAGAGAATCCTGTTTTAGGTAGGGAAGAGACTGTTTATAGTTATCGAACAGGACCTACGATCACAATGTCTGCAACATATAATTTTGATTAA
- a CDS encoding GNAT family N-acetyltransferase encodes MFIRDAHQGDAEDIFNLIKKKAEFDRSLGDSLGNVTTNVELIKKTMFGVNRFAWAIVAVNSQDKPIGIALCHTRYSSFSGLPSIWLDDLFIFESFRGSGLGKDLMEKLIEIAISMNASHIDWVASNFNEKAKSFYSKLGGIVVGMEGSTLSYRLRLN; translated from the coding sequence ATGTTTATCAGAGACGCACACCAAGGCGACGCAGAAGATATATTTAATCTAATTAAGAAAAAGGCTGAATTTGATCGTAGTTTAGGCGATTCTCTCGGTAATGTAACAACCAATGTTGAATTAATCAAAAAAACAATGTTTGGTGTTAATCGTTTTGCTTGGGCAATTGTTGCTGTTAATAGTCAAGATAAACCAATCGGTATTGCTCTTTGTCATACTAGATATTCCTCATTTAGTGGGTTACCATCAATTTGGTTGGATGATTTATTTATATTTGAATCGTTTAGAGGAAGTGGTTTAGGTAAAGACCTAATGGAAAAACTGATAGAGATTGCAATATCTATGAATGCCTCTCATATAGATTGGGTTGCTAGTAATTTTAATGAAAAAGCAAAATCATTCTATAGTAAGTTAGGTGGTATTGTTGTGGGAATGGAAGGTTCTACTTTATCATATCGACTTAGACTAAATTAG
- a CDS encoding ankyrin repeat domain-containing protein, with the protein MKKSMNVSCIPRNIKILKNIFLLFLCLLFPLTTYLFAESDIILDTGKIAESTERISIKIPTDHSYLTTTSISYTNAMSDGSPAPKLVYVKSGEYYLSYNDGGSNGKIVSLDSNFKIIKELVSLKNFRIEDTIADSNGLTVLLSAFEIEKKGNYETKNFHTAYINQYSTSGKLNFSTKIVGTKEYKNVGDQGIDTTFGTLTLTKTADNNYATYFSTYRKWDDGVTHQSEYLALFDNAGKRIFKSDGKTPEGFTWNVSHSFRPRFINDGKQLVMVTVGDAYPRGLVVDSFPSRKRELPIVVPKAGANETYQYVPISTGDLYAKDGTTWITFDSNLNRSSYDIGLIIKVNDGLSEPIYLTSTTKQRERIPRIVPYGKDHLFVMWMAEDGTEKDKWFPKITKMNLETCLIQKDGTIVSKPQSFGSGKGFTFRAAARFFHLPDGRFGWVNDLTGLADQLEIILASPFQKETNVVSSNDSPTTQPTKVKIDPSLGKPMVAAIYEGREEEAISLLSQGADPNTIYEGWSALLYAAYFGRTDSVKALISHQANIDFSVDGWNALQLSEVRGHNQIVALLQPLTKSLSRSLSLSKSPNPKNPLTSIGKNRSLRAEIEPAELNQNLKNLGTPMN; encoded by the coding sequence ATGAAAAAAAGTATGAACGTGAGTTGTATTCCTAGGAACATCAAGATTCTAAAAAATATCTTTCTCCTTTTTTTATGCCTTCTATTCCCTCTTACCACCTATCTTTTTGCGGAATCCGATATCATTTTAGATACTGGTAAAATTGCCGAATCCACAGAGCGGATTTCAATAAAAATACCAACAGATCATTCTTATCTAACCACTACTTCCATTTCCTATACGAATGCAATGTCTGATGGTAGTCCGGCACCAAAGTTGGTATATGTTAAATCAGGAGAATACTATCTATCATATAATGATGGTGGCTCAAACGGCAAAATTGTAAGTTTAGATTCTAATTTCAAAATTATAAAAGAACTGGTAAGCCTTAAAAACTTTCGTATAGAAGATACCATCGCCGATTCTAACGGACTGACAGTTTTATTATCTGCCTTTGAGATTGAAAAAAAAGGTAATTACGAAACTAAAAATTTTCATACGGCTTATATCAATCAATACTCTACTTCCGGAAAATTAAACTTTAGTACTAAGATTGTAGGTACCAAAGAATACAAAAATGTTGGTGACCAGGGAATCGATACTACATTTGGAACTTTAACTCTCACTAAGACAGCTGACAATAATTATGCGACTTATTTTTCTACTTATCGTAAATGGGATGACGGAGTCACACACCAAAGTGAATATTTAGCTTTGTTTGACAATGCCGGTAAACGAATTTTTAAATCTGATGGCAAAACACCAGAAGGATTTACATGGAATGTGAGTCATAGTTTTCGACCTAGATTTATTAATGATGGAAAACAATTGGTGATGGTCACAGTCGGTGATGCTTATCCAAGAGGTTTGGTGGTGGATAGTTTTCCTTCTCGGAAACGTGAGTTACCTATTGTTGTGCCGAAAGCTGGAGCAAATGAAACCTACCAATATGTACCAATTTCCACTGGTGATTTATATGCAAAGGACGGCACAACCTGGATTACTTTTGATTCCAATCTAAATCGATCTTCTTATGATATTGGACTTATCATCAAAGTAAATGATGGCCTTTCAGAACCAATCTATTTAACAAGTACAACCAAACAAAGAGAAAGGATTCCACGAATAGTTCCATATGGAAAGGATCATTTGTTTGTTATGTGGATGGCAGAAGATGGTACAGAAAAAGACAAATGGTTTCCAAAAATTACAAAGATGAATTTGGAAACATGTTTGATTCAAAAAGATGGAACCATCGTTTCTAAACCTCAAAGTTTTGGTTCTGGTAAAGGATTTACTTTTCGCGCAGCCGCTCGTTTTTTTCATTTGCCTGATGGTAGGTTTGGTTGGGTCAACGATCTCACCGGATTGGCAGACCAATTAGAAATTATTTTAGCCTCACCTTTCCAAAAAGAAACGAATGTTGTTTCATCGAATGATAGTCCAACAACACAACCTACAAAAGTAAAGATTGATCCTAGTCTTGGCAAACCAATGGTGGCTGCTATCTATGAAGGAAGGGAAGAAGAAGCCATTTCCCTTTTGAGCCAAGGAGCCGATCCCAATACAATCTATGAAGGTTGGTCTGCTTTATTGTATGCAGCTTATTTCGGGCGCACTGATTCTGTGAAGGCACTCATTTCGCACCAAGCCAATATTGATTTTTCTGTGGATGGTTGGAATGCACTTCAGCTATCGGAAGTGAGAGGCCATAATCAAATTGTTGCTTTGTTGCAACCATTAACAAAATCACTGTCTAGATCCTTGTCTCTTTCAAAATCACCAAACCCAAAAAATCCATTAACATCGATCGGAAAAAACAGAAGTCTCAGAGCAGAAATTGAACCAGCTGAATTGAATCAAAACCTAAAAAATTTAGGAACACCAATGAATTGA
- a CDS encoding prohibitin family protein — protein sequence MKRRSIFPASFQFLFFLGVSLFFTSCLSIISPGEVGLMWRPYSTGLSQKPLESRVQTYMPWNSVYVYSVQWSSYQEKVEVLTRDDLTITVSAAIIIRPIQNEIYELEMEIGRGYYEKVVKPQFRTAIRNILSAYNMVSISKETPNVSAQIKKSLSEKLKDKHVEIDDVIIDDVEYSPSILKAIESKLTKQQEQEQMKFEINIAKRDAEIQQISADGKAKAVLIEAEAQAKAQRMISESLTQKYIQLKAMENPNNKLIFVPNGKDGLPIIVNPEGK from the coding sequence ATGAAACGTCGATCCATTTTTCCAGCCAGTTTCCAGTTCCTTTTCTTTTTGGGTGTGAGCCTTTTTTTTACATCGTGCCTCTCCATTATCAGTCCGGGTGAGGTGGGTCTGATGTGGCGGCCTTACAGCACGGGCCTTAGCCAAAAACCCTTAGAATCTCGAGTGCAAACCTATATGCCTTGGAACAGTGTTTATGTCTACTCCGTACAATGGAGCAGTTACCAAGAAAAAGTAGAAGTACTCACCCGTGACGATTTAACAATTACAGTCAGTGCGGCAATCATCATCCGACCGATCCAAAATGAAATTTATGAATTAGAAATGGAAATTGGACGAGGGTATTATGAAAAAGTTGTGAAACCACAATTTCGAACTGCGATTCGAAATATTTTGTCTGCTTATAACATGGTTTCTATTTCAAAAGAAACACCTAACGTTTCAGCACAGATTAAAAAATCTCTGAGTGAAAAGTTAAAGGACAAACACGTTGAGATTGATGATGTGATCATTGATGATGTAGAATACAGTCCTTCCATTTTAAAAGCGATTGAAAGTAAACTAACGAAACAACAAGAACAAGAACAAATGAAGTTCGAAATCAATATCGCCAAACGTGATGCAGAAATCCAACAAATCTCAGCTGATGGTAAAGCCAAAGCGGTTTTGATTGAGGCCGAAGCCCAAGCGAAAGCACAAAGGATGATTTCAGAATCTTTAACTCAGAAGTACATCCAATTGAAAGCTATGGAAAATCCGAATAATAAGTTGATCTTCGTTCCAAATGGAAAAGATGGATTGCCTATCATTGTGAATCCAGAGGGAAAATAA
- a CDS encoding ankyrin repeat domain-containing protein: MLQFLSSRFLFQSSFVVIFLLMIGSIFSCMEDETVVKAPMSRELRLFQAVEKGNLELVKTILAEGVSVNAKDSLGNSSLIKAADDEELEMAKFLIERGANVNLRNTTGETALYRAVYRGNLDLVKLLVKAGAETKVKTVGGVSLMELAEERGEEGILKYLSSLK; encoded by the coding sequence ATGTTACAATTTCTATCCAGTCGATTTTTATTCCAAAGTTCATTTGTTGTCATTTTTTTATTAATGATTGGATCCATCTTTTCCTGCATGGAAGATGAAACTGTAGTCAAGGCTCCTATGAGTCGGGAGCTTCGTCTGTTCCAGGCAGTCGAAAAGGGAAACTTAGAATTAGTAAAAACAATTCTGGCAGAAGGTGTGTCCGTCAATGCCAAGGACTCTTTAGGCAATTCTTCATTAATCAAAGCAGCGGATGATGAAGAACTGGAAATGGCTAAGTTTTTAATCGAAAGAGGAGCTAATGTCAACCTCCGCAATACCACCGGCGAAACAGCACTCTATCGTGCCGTTTACCGCGGAAATTTGGATTTGGTCAAACTCTTGGTGAAGGCCGGTGCAGAAACCAAGGTCAAAACTGTGGGTGGGGTGAGTCTTATGGAACTTGCAGAAGAACGAGGAGAAGAGGGCATACTAAAGTATCTAAGTTCTCTTAAATAG
- a CDS encoding TPM domain-containing protein — MKLTAYITILIHLLVLQCSTKQIKILQPEGYFFDESNIFQTEFKKEISDILDNHEKSHGVQIVVHSTNSLNGLSLEEYSLNFANQIKVGQKYLNNGALITIAPNDRKVRIEIGSGLEWIISDNYSKEIVKEMIPFLRIKEYEKGIRLSIEKIISKSSKVSWKIENKTANRFNKNDLYKVFQFKAKFISEELTSEKIENENQNKYHLMFEFKKDDSFRIFTTIHNQYQLEFLKTNDFPLITGRLINLDPLTFQLLDFD; from the coding sequence ATGAAATTAACAGCCTATATTACAATTTTAATACATTTATTGGTATTACAATGTTCCACAAAACAAATTAAAATTCTTCAACCAGAGGGATATTTTTTTGATGAATCAAATATTTTTCAAACTGAATTCAAAAAAGAAATTTCAGATATTTTAGATAATCATGAAAAAAGTCATGGCGTTCAAATTGTTGTCCACTCCACGAATTCATTGAATGGTTTATCCTTAGAGGAATATTCATTGAATTTTGCGAATCAGATCAAAGTAGGTCAGAAATATCTAAATAATGGGGCATTGATAACTATCGCACCCAATGATAGAAAAGTTAGAATAGAAATTGGATCCGGACTTGAATGGATTATCAGTGATAACTATTCGAAAGAGATTGTAAAAGAAATGATTCCATTTCTTAGGATAAAAGAATATGAAAAAGGAATTAGACTGTCCATAGAAAAGATAATTTCAAAATCAAGCAAGGTATCATGGAAAATTGAAAATAAAACTGCAAATCGTTTCAATAAAAATGATTTGTATAAAGTTTTTCAATTTAAGGCTAAATTCATTTCAGAGGAATTGACAAGCGAAAAAATTGAAAATGAAAACCAAAATAAATATCACTTGATGTTCGAATTTAAAAAGGATGACTCATTCAGAATATTTACGACTATTCATAATCAATATCAATTAGAATTCCTAAAAACTAATGATTTTCCATTAATAACGGGCAGATTAATAAATTTAGATCCATTGACGTTTCAACTCTTGGATTTTGACTAA